Proteins encoded within one genomic window of Diorhabda sublineata isolate icDioSubl1.1 chromosome 1, icDioSubl1.1, whole genome shotgun sequence:
- the LOC130450458 gene encoding sorbitol dehydrogenase-like, whose translation MAPNADNLSAVLYGIKDLRLEQRPIPVPSDNQVLLQMEVVGICGSDVHYYIGGRCGPFIVEKPMVIGHEASGTVVKTGKNVKHLKPGDRVAIEPGVPCRSCQYCKTGSYNLCPDVFFCATPPDDGNLSRYYVHDADFCFKLPENMSLEEGALMEPLSVGVHACKRAGIEFGDVCLITGAGPIGLVTLLAAKAMGAVKVVITDVISKKLEVAKDLGADYTIKIDRNMSEEDIIKKVVELLGQEPNKSFDCTGIESCIRICVAATAAKGCAVLVGMGKVEINLPLSKALAKEVDIRGIFRYANDYPTSIQMVQSGKINVKPLVTHHYTLEETLKAFNTAHTQEGNPIKVLIHANPNWKPS comes from the exons gaacAAAGACCTATACCAGTTCCATCAGATAACC AGGTTCTGCTTCAAATGGAAGTAGTAGGGATATGCGGTTCTGATGTTCACTACTACATCGGTGGAAGATGTGGACCATTTATAGTTGAAAAGCCCATGGTTATAG GTCATGAAGCTTCTGGAACCGTCGTCAAAACAGGAAAGAACGTCAAGCATCTCAAGCCAG gTGATAGAGTTGCTATTGAACCTGGAGTACCATGCCGTAGTTGCCAGTATTGTAAAACTGGTTCTTATAATTTGTGTCCTGACGTTTTCTTTTGTGCCACACCTCCAGATGATGGTAACCTTTCGAGATACTACGTCCATGACGCTGATTTTTGCTTTAA ACTTCCGGAAAATATGAGTCTTGAAGAAGGTGCGTTGATGGAACCCTTATCGGTAGGAGTCCACGCTTGTAAAAGAGCCGGTATTGAATTTGGCGACGTATGTCTTATAACCGGAGCTGGACCTATCGGACTAGTGACTCTTTTAGCGGCTAAAGCAATGGGTGCTGTAAAAGTTGTCATTACAG ATGTAATAAGTAAGAAATTGGAAGTGGCTAAAGACTTAGGTGCGGATTATACCATCAAAATAGACAGGAATATGAGTGAAGAAGATATCATCAAAAAAGTGGTAGAACTACTGGGACAAGAACCCAACAAATCATTCGATTGCACTGGAATCGAATCCTGTATCAGGATTTGTGTTGCT GCTACTGCGGCCAAAGGTTGCGCGGTATTAGTAGGAATGGGAAAGGTAGAAATCAATCTTCCTTTGAGTAAAGCTTTGGCGAAAGAAGTAGACATCAGAGGTATCTTCAGATACGCTAATGA CTATCCTACGTCTATTCAAATGGTACAATCTGGTAAGATAAACGTGAAACCTCTGGTAACTCACCATTATACACTAGAAGAAACGTTGAAAGCCTTTAATACCGCTCACACGCAAGAAGGTAATCCCATTAAGGTACTTATACACGCTAATCCGAACTGGAAACCATCTTAA